The genomic region CAATGTCAGAAAACACACCAATCAAACAGCATAattctaaatgaaaaatgcacatttaaacatgaaataatacTAATATTCTAAAACTAAACATGAGCATTATAAgtattgttacaaatataatgaaccacaacgtgcgttcTCTCCAgtaagcggacctcgaatgacgctataCCCGCCAAAACTCACAAAAATCCTGTGCAATAGTAAAACacatgcatgtttattgaactgtgagGAAAAGAATAGCAATTATTTTCTCCCTCACTTCGTTCgtccgaaaataaataaattctttgctTACTagcaaacaaataacaacaaacatgACAACAAACACCAAATGTAGAAGGCGGTCCGCTTTTATcgaataaacaaagaagaaacttAAAGTATGTAAATCGCATGTTAGCCATACATGAAAAGAAAATTATCACATCCCTAAACTTTTTGATACtgttaatttattttctacaCTGAAATGCACATATCCATCAACCGATGCTTCTGATTTCCAACGACCGTGCTTGGCTAACAATTTACCATCAGTGATTTTTCCGCTATTAGCAGCAGCGGAGGCTCCCCCGCTCCGCAGACTGTGAAGTCCAAACCGAGACTTATCTTCCCCTATGCTCAGAAACGCTTCTAAAAATATCACCCTTGTCCTTTTATATGATAAAGGACAATCTGTATAGCACAAAACATAATTTCCTTTATTTGTCAAAAATCTAACTTTTGTAAAAAGATATTCGTTTGAATTCAATGTGAGACCCGCGGCGGCAATATATTTCTTTAACCAAGATACCGGACATAGCCTGTTATCTGTTTTTGACACAATTACACTATTACCAGATTTTAATTGATCACATTTGCTATGTTCTATAAAAATAGAAACATGAGAATCATGAAGAGAAAGATGTTTCATTTTTAACCTCGACAACTCATCAAATCTGAAAAAACCTGAAAATCCAAGAATACACATCAAACATAATCTCATATTTTTCACACTTAATTCCTGACCGTCTTTACGGTGAAAATCAATGACTTTATTTAACATATCCACAGTTAATGGTTCTTTCTTTGTCACTGGCTTGGCCAAAATTCGCTTGCATCCttcaaatgttaattttacaagCTTATTATTACAAGGATTTTGCTGTAATAACAAATTATGCTTCCAACTTATGCCGTAGAAATACGCGTCTACAACCGCACTCGAAACTTGTTTGTCCACTAAATCActaagaaaaacacacacacatgcgTCTTTTGCCGGAAACGAAATAAAACCATGTTCGCTGCACCATTTTTggaatttttcaaaatataggtCATACGTTTTGTTTGTATTCTTGGATTTTGCTGCTCTGGCTATGTCTGATATCTTCTGAGCCGCGTGTCCCAAGCTATGATGTGCACTCAATTCACCAATATCGTCCCATACACTGCTATGCCCACTATGctgaaacaataaacatgtattatatatatataacgcttTTCATAACATAATTGTTTcataatacatacatatgaaGCGAGAACATATCATATTATTGACTgcctaaacaaacaaaacaaatcgtaATATCCTCAAATTCATTTTCTTAttatgatttttatgttttgtattaaataaccatgtatatttACTCCGATACATGTTAATGTATAAATGGGCTCACATCCAGTAtgctcattaaaaaaacaaacatatttgcatatcttaggccagaattttttataaaataattttcggattttttttctaaaagtgtcgggtaggaggacggaataaaaaaaaagatgggtgaccaaatatgcactcattttaaaaatgttatggtatgaagttttttttactaagtaacctgacagtgattttttttaacttgttgatgtgcaaaatgatcataatcaaaCTGTAGGTCTTGTGCAAGGAAtccatattttgcattaaaaatactatatctcaacaaacaacaaataagttattgaggtttaaaagaaacatgtaACAGTTTtatattgtccagtaaaaatcaataccgcagacaaatacaaatagcataacaaaacgcttttcaggggtttcactggcccataaaaagttgttgccactttATTGCTGTGTGAAAACCGAGGGAAATTACAACTTTattaataaggacaatcatttaaggaaccttactacattaatgaataatggcattgactatatttttattactttgagaagtattttaatacataaataacaattagtaccttcataagtcttaataagctttatttttatataaacaagagggcctgaaaggcccaaggtatcccccgcaacatatgttttgtttgaggatgggtgcaaattggacgcttccaagatatggctccggacacaaaaatgcctatagtaaaaagcattttttcaagatacaaagggccataagtctgttttaacagatggtgtacaatgccatttggcgtgcatcatcctcttatgcatatatatatatactcataccaagtttaaatgaaatccgccaaagcacttccaagatatggctccggacacaaaagtgcctatagtaaaaagcatttttttcaagatacaaagggccataagtctgtttttaacagatggtgtacaatgccatttggcgtgcatcatcctcttatgcatatatatactcataccaagtttcaatgaaatccgccaaagaacttccaagatatggctccggacactaaaaagcattttttcaagatacaaagggccataagtctgtttttaacagatggtgtacaatgccatttggcgtgcatcatcctcttgtgcatatatatactcataccaagtttaaatgaaatccaccaaagaacttccaagatattgctccggacacaaaagtgccggacggacggacggacagcgggacggacggacggacaacgccaaaacaatatccctccgcctctggcgggggataataacattttttccacttgataaaccagattaccagatataatataataaagttaacaataatgtaacagtatgctgcatacatgtttcagaattatttattaaaacctagaatcacacaaatatacatcatctgaaataacacaaaacatattttttacagatactatactatatacaacaaatcaacacataaatatgaCTATCtttatatgtccgaattttaacatatccgaaatatagtacatcgagtaaaagacctacttttgatttcagaaatagttggtttcttaattaaaatatatccgtCCCAGAACATTATATTAATGGAACAGTTAAacataaatgctcacaaatgtctgttgaaacaagttaacatgtgtttttgtcatggtattgattaaggAAATAGCGTCCCTAATTATATggctaataatcgttataattattgatcttcgtgacagtttatcccaggataacataattgatagttcaatgtcacacaggagccgttaatccgaaaAAAAAACCAcataaacttgactatttaaTTTGGACATTCATGGCTTGAAagcgttttaaaaactgttgattttgcgatttttgaactttttttggtacgaaccagttcggaacaaaaccgaagtttcgtacccattgaaaaaaacgaaaaaacacaaattatatGCACAAAATCTTCactacaactgcattaaacaacacataaaattttattctctaaaatatgaccgtatttgtgcgtaaaatatggaaggtttaaaagtgataggcgtaaatgggttttgcatttcgagcacctgttaaattataatcgttcttttcttattgctttcataataatgtttagtcattttaatactatcaattttataaaattgtaaagaaataatacaatatttacttacaaattgaTTCCATTCAGGATTTAATTTGAATGtaacataattattgggaaattagcagactttgttgatgaaagcgttgtagcgttcttgaacaaacaatgatggcgtagcttttggtaaattccagcacatgtataTGATGAAGGATGTTcacgtattaatgtgggtaattaaaactgggtttaatatgatgatttataaattatttgaactttttctaaaacccggcaagcgtttcgtgtttaaaagccccCTTTCGGCATCCGAAAAaaatcaagattttttttttgtttcgtcaaaaattggagtcggcgggtccgaaaatcattttattaaaaaattctggccttaaaacaaatcaatgtgATTCCTAAATAAATACACATCACATCTATACATAGATACACAAAAATCTCACGCTCTAAGACAACAGCGCATCAAATTTGAAACATCTGGAtacagatcaccgtggatcttttctgaATACAAATCACATCTATACATTGATACACATTAATCTCATACTCCGAGACAACAGCGTATCATATTTGAACATCTGATaacagatcaccgtggatcttttctCTGACaacagatcaccgtggatctttCCTCCGACTACAGATCACCATGGATCTTTTCTGAATAAACTACACATCTATATAATGATACACATACATCTCACACTTTGAGATAACAGCGTATCATATCTGAAACGTTTAAAtacagatcaccgtggatcttttctgaATACACTTCACATCTATACAATACTACACATACATCTCACACTTTGAGGCATAATAGCTTATCATATTCTAACACCTGAATACAGATCATCGTGGATCTTTTCTGAATACACAACATATCTAAACATAGGTACGCATAAATCTCATTATTTGAGACAACAATACAAGCTTATTGTGAATATTAAAGATCTCATTTAATACTGCTCAGATcagtttgaattattaatttatctctACTACATCCAAAGTTATGGTAATTTGAATCTTCGGAAAAAAtgccattttggggaaaattatGCCTATTAAAAGCGTTCACATTTTGTGTCGTTTCGCGGACCCGCTTTCTATAAAATTTGGATTCTTTTTTCTGTATAATTTTTTCTATACATGGTATCATATTGAAATTTTGCATACTGATGGCATTTTTCCTGTAGATTTCAATAAAAGCATTGATTTGTTGATCAGAAATTGATATAGTACcctaattttgatttaaaaaatgccaattttatatatttttttgtagaGGAGCATAACACCACAATATATTCGTTGAAAGTATAAAAATCTTTAATAACTTAACTAAGTCTTACCACATTCAACAAACTAACTGCAATAATGTCAAGTGTGTACAAAAgggaaaattcaataaaacatttcaattcaTTTAAACTATACACAATTTCTCAAAGTAGGTCCTTTTTGTACAGTTCGTATGATGCTTGATATTTCTCATGTTTGGAAAACAGCCGGCCATTGTCTTCCAATTTCACTCTTCAAACAATCAGGAACCATCCAGTCTATAATTAACTCAAATTTTACACTTTGGATATCTGCTCGCACTGACAAAACAAACACTCCTTTTTGTCTACATGCTGTCatgaaattcactttcatttcatTGCCTTCTTTTTTTACAACACACCCAGGGTACCAGTTGTTACCATTTTACAGTTATGTAGtcttcttctgatacagcactccttctaaatagaGGGTGGCATAAAGGTTAAGGGGTAAaaaactgtacaaaggtgctcagttgggtgttaattcaaaattatttacattgtaagtgtCTCCAGATGGATAAGTGGTACCATGACAGCCACTGGAGTAAGGATTTTGAAAACTTCTACTGTGGCTGCCTCATGTACCGGGTATATGGCATTTTGGGGAGGGAGGGAATTCAATTGTTTGACTGTTCTTGGGTATAAAAGGAATTTATTTGTCTAGGAACAAGAAGAATATCAGGAGGAATGATGGCAACTACATGGTGGATAATTGATTACAGCATGATGAGGCGGAATTTTGTTCTGCATGTTTCAAGTCATTCTCTATAATATTCATAGTCTGAAAATCGTCAAGAAAACAACTTTCcatatcttctgatttgcatcaTTTTTATCGGTTGAATATTTCAACGACAATTTCATTTGTCAATgtactggattttttttaattgcttggttaTGTCTTATGATGGAGTTGCAGCAGAGTCCCACATCCTTGCAGAAGGCACCTGGATACTCTTACACCTTTATCACAGCCAGACAcactaaaaaaaataacaaaacataccaaattatatatttttacaaataaaatacatataaaacatcatttttgtcATAATCCTTCATTATTTTACATCTTTGCAAAATCTCGAAAAGTGGTACGAAcaagattattaaaattttaagttCGTACCCAATTCAAACAATCCATTATTTTACGTAAATACTTATAGAAAAACGCAGTTATTGATCtattttgattcaatttgttATAATCAACCATTTCAATGCGTTTATTATAGGTATGCATCTCACGGGACTGTTATATTCATTGACATAACTTAATTATTACGCGTGTTTTTCGTGTCAAAAAAGCGAACATTGCCATCAATGCGAAAAGCTGGttttactatttataaaatattatttaaacataattcaaaccaaataatatcgaaaatgatcataacaaaccttttcttttgttttctgtAGAGTTTATGCGAGTATGGTTTCATTAATTCAGATCGTCACAAACGATAACGAATAGCGAAGCAAAACAAAGATGGCGCCTCCCTCTGCAGAGGTCAACCGAGGTCGAATTGTATAAATGCGCGTCTTTGTTTAAAGATGCGGTTACCTAATTCTCATTTGcggaaaataaatttggtatCAAAATTTAAGTTAGACTTTCTAGTGTTTATAACTATGTTCAAAATTTTGTTCGGTCCATCGGAAGTAATTTTATTCATCGTCAAAGTCGGGTACTATTTTCTCGGCGTAGGGTGGTCCTATGTAAATTTTGAATGCATTGTAGTAAAGTTCATTCAGTCGTGAACAAGATGATGTCAATCTCATAAATATTCATTATGTGGGCGGCCCATTATGTGTAAAATATCCGCATTTGAATTGTAAACACACAAATGtttcaatcgcacattctcggccctttccgtcaaacatcggataagtacctcgaaggagatagtatgaatacacatttcggaagcggtattgcggtctacctacgcgggcctacgcgaatcaaaattacatagtaaaaacaaacatggccgactttgcgagttgtttacattgtgcaaagatgaaaatggggattttctatgctctgaagccagagcaagtacaaactctacaggaattatggaatGGGATTGATACCGTGGCGATATTACCAACCAGCTTCGGCAAGAGTTTTATATATCAACTTCTGCCGTATTTAATTCAGAAGAAAACAGATGCAGCTGAACCTATGATAGCAATAGTGGTTGCACCACTTAATTCCATCATGGAAGACCAGGTACAGTGCATAGATGCATCTTCATTGTGGTTGATTTTCACTTACATTCATGATTTAGCCCTGGTCTTgagaaaatataaatgtatttattagaaATTATGAAACTGAAAGGAGATTGATGTTCTggtaaacatatacatgtatgttaagttATTACAGGAAAAATGCTATTGAtagcttatttttatgcccccaaaggtgggcatatagtgattgcaccgTCCGTCTGTCATaaattctgtcacactttgcgttaactTTTCGAAAAAATAGGGAAAAAGGGGGCAATGGTCATCCTATGATGACAAGccttgttaaattataaaatgttttacggtacatttaatttgaaaaaaaacactatctaCTATCTTTTTGATTGATTACAAGAGATGTAAAGTAGGGAATGTGGTATTATGCAGTTGTTCCTTATGCAGGgaaatacaaatttataatattttattaatttctcCTTCACTCAGATACAAAGTTTAAGATCCAAAAACCTGAAAGGCTGTTATCTGTCTTATGATGCCAAAGAGATAGTGACCTTTGATGATAATGAGAATGACATTGAGGAGCACAGTTTAGACAAAGAAACTGAAGGTTTGTGTACTAGGGGCATGAGTGGTGTAGCATTTACCATTACAACCACGAACAGACCAACTCAAACCGGGTCTGTTGTTGTTATAATAATGTAGTTCTTAGATGCAATTTGTGCTTTCACTGCCAATTTGTGCCaaattttgtgattttattaatttatttcagctTAATGTCTGGCTTTCTCCAACATAGTTATTTACAAATGCATAATGGTTAAACTACAAACATTACAATATGATCCTCCATGTATTTCACGGTTCCTGACATCATTTGTGGAATGCACACAGATATCTGAATGCAGATATTAGCAAACATGGCAACTGGCAAGCCTTTGTATATCAGAAGACTTTTCTTAAGATAAACTAGACTTTTCTAAGGTGTCAATAAACGTTAGGTACTGGGGctactaatttaatataacttaatatatacttttaaattaaaaGGTCTTTTACATTTACTGTTTTGCTTGGttagtatataattatattgatttattttttcatcaaTCTTTCAGAATCTCCCACTACATCTGTCCTCGGAAAGATGTTTGATCTGACAGAGCTGAAGAATGGACGCTACAATATTATCTATAGCCACCCAGAAGCACTACACACAAAGAAGATTCAGAAGATCTTTCATTCATCTGTGTACCAACAGAGAGTGTGTGCAGTTGCTATTGATGAGGTTCATATGATTTCAGAATggtaaatattaattttgaaaaatgttattttaacttcGCTGTTCTCAAGAGATCTGTATCTATATACTGATATTTAAAGTTAGCATTGTCAGTCAAAATTCTTTAAAAGCAGACCTGTGTTAAATTGGCTCATAGACAAAGTGTGCAATACAGCATCATGAAAAAcgtttgcatatttaatttacaTGCGTAAACATGTAATTTGTATGTGTAATTTACGCATGTAGTTATGTACATACCTTATCTGAAGCCCTGACAGTTTGAATAAGGTTATTATAAGGTATTAATCCTGTTCACTTATTCATCCAACATCCcttgttttcttcatttttttaaaagaacgCTAAATGTATCAGAATTGCAACAATTTGGATCCTGCTCAgcattgaaatattgtattttacGGACTAGACAAGCTAAGCTTCTTGTAAAACTTGTCAATGTGTTATCTGTTTTCAGGGGAAGTGAATTTCAACCAGCATTCCGAAAATTAGGTGAACTTACGGTGATATTCCCTAATGCTTGCCATTTGGCATTGACAGCCACATGTACCGAACAAAAAAAGAATGAATTGACAGACACTTTGCAATATAGGAAATACACCTGTGTGTCTATAAATCCGGACAGACCCAATATTTATATAAGTAAAAGGTCAAGAttaccaaatataaaaaaaattgataagttGGACTCATTGATTGAGCCAGTGGCAGTGGAGCTAACTGATAAATTGAGTGACTTCCCAGTAACTATCATGTATGTTGAAAGTTTGGAGGCGTTGGGTTATTTTTACCAGTACCTTAATTCTTATTTAGGTAAAAGACAATATACTGGTGAGGAAATTCCGGAGAATAGAATATTTGCTCAGTATCATAAGGATTATACAAAAGCAATGAAATCCTTTATTGTGAGTGACTTGTGCAAGAAGAAACCAACAATTCGCCTTGTTCTTGCGACAGTTGCTTTAGGAATGGGACTAGATGCCCCAAGTATATCAAGGGTAATTCACTGTAGACCACCTACCAGTTTGTAGGCCTACATGCAGGAAATAGGTCGAGCCGGAAGAAAAGGTCAATCTTCTGAAGCTATCTTGTATTACAATAATAATGACATATCAAAGGCTAGGAAGAGTATATCAGATTCAATAATACAGTACTGCCAAGATGACGTTAATTGTCTAAGATTGCTGCTGGTCAAACACTTCGGTTTCAGTGAAACACAATACTCAGGAAACCCTAATGGATGTTGCTCAAATTGTAAAAATGTACACTTGAACAAATGAGATAATAGTCTAGGACTCATTTGAGTGAAGTGTGAAGAGTGAAAGAAACATCTGATAAAGAcgaaacaagtcttaaaaatgtgtgttcatttacatctaataaagacaaaacaagtcttaaaaatgtttgttcatttacagctaataaagacaaaacaagtcttaaaaatgtgtgttcatttacatctgataaagacaaaacaagtcttaaaaatgtttgttcatttacagctaataaagacaaaacaagtcttaaaaatgtgtgttcatttacatctgataaagacaaaacaagtcttaaaaatgtgtgtccatttacatctgacaaagacaaaacaagtctataaaatgtgtcgCCTGTTCAGCGCAACACTGTTCCAACTCCATTTTACAAAAGTTTTCAGGAAGAAGAAAAAACTGTGGTTTTATGTTGCTTCTTTAGATATGTCATATGTTTTTTCGTATAATGATGTAATATTCAAATACTTTATAAAATAGCTCTTTACtacaaaaaattataaattttaaaagagATATTAAACATTATTGCAGTTAGAACAGTTATCCCACTTAAAACTGTGTCTATATGGGTTTTTTATTTAGTGGAACACTGTTCTAACTCAAGTTAAGACAGTATTCCACCTAACAATTATTGTtgtttgcttatattaaatatgtgaAACACTGCTCCAAGTGACTTTATGATTATATCTTATTTTATTATggttgttttaaacaataatcatTTAAGACATAAACTATAAGGTTATTTATGAACGCTTTATTAAATTTCTGTTACACAAAACTtcataatattttaacattttgtttgttagTAATGCAAAATGCTCATCATATTCTTtagtattaatatattaatattgaaatatgatAATGAATATTCAAAGTATTAAACAAATGCAGTTGATAATTTCAAAGAACACTGTCAAAATCTATACTTAAGGCAGCTGTTGACAAAAATACCGGTACTATGAATAACATACCTGTACATACGAAATGAAAGGCAATTACTACaattaactacatgtacattgataTAACCTGATACatgattaaacaatataaacacagaATGTAAAGTTATGGTGGCTTTTATCTCAATAAGTATACTTCATAGGAAAAGGTTTAAGAATAGAAAAGTATGGAGCGCCATATCTGACTTTATATGAGTACTGTCACTGTTTGCAGTACATTCATCATTAGTTTCGGTGGGATAAGCTTTATGCCGTGTGCAATCTTCTTTACGTTCTCTACATTCGTTATTATGTGCAGTACTAACAGCATTACATGCAgtagttacatcattatgttctGTCAAAACTTATTTaggttcggtacattcgtcaatATGTGCAGTAGTTACAGCATTACTTGCAGTATAGTTACAGTATTACGTTCTGTGGACAAAGTTTTATTTTCTGTGCAAACTTCATTCTTTTCTGTGCAAAGTTCCTGGTGTTCTGTACATTCATTAAGAGCGGTAGTTACAATATTACACGCAGTAGAAGCTTAACTGTTTGCTTTGCAAATTTCATTATGTTCAGTACATTCGTCATCATGTGCAGTAGCTACAGTATTATGTTCTCTCAAAATGTCTTTATGTTGGGTACATTCAACATTTTGTGCAGGAATTACATCATTTCatgctgtgcaaacgtctttacgttggGTACGTTCGTCATTATATGCAGTTGTTACAACATTACATGCGGTAGTTATAGCAATAAGTTATGCCAAAATGGCTTCAAATTTCTCAGATGTTTCAACAAGCAGCTCAAATCCTCATTTTCACTTCTACTCTTGTGTGAAGACTTCACTTCCTTGTAACTGATTTGTAAATCAATATGTGAGACAATATCATTAACAACTGGATAAGCTTATTAATGAAAAAGTGCATCCTTTCATGGAAACATAGTGTTAATTGTAAGGACTTAAAGGAGGATgtctattataaatatatttcaatataaaaataaaataagcagACCTGACAGTCGACATATACCCTACTTATTTGATATTGGCATGCTACCTGAACCAAACCATTTAAAATAGCTGGTCTCAAAGGCTTACGCTAAATCTAGCTTATTGCGGCTCATTATACcacaacaaatattaattaatgatttcaaagtacttgataatattttttttccccaaaacatGTCCAGGGTTTCTAGTCCCCCTCCATGTTCTTTATTATTTTGGATAACAACATTATCATGGAGTATTATCTGCTCGTAGGCAGGGGTATCATTGGATTCCATCCAACTCATTGTGGCTAGATTTTGGACATACAGTGATTAAACATTATATCCAGGGCAGATCCTGAGGGGGCTGAAGTGGCATATGCCCCCATAATTCCTCGACAAACTAAGTCCGATTAGTTAAactaatatttgaatatttaatcgGGTACCAAAAAAGTGTGCAGGATTCACATTGAAAAAATCCTGGATCCGTCCCTGTAACTTCAATCATTTCATGTGCACAAACAATGCATTTGTTTTCTTATGCAACTGACATTTTCTATCACTGCAATTTATCAGTACAACAACCTCCTAGAGAAAGCATCATAATTAAAGAtttattttggataaaatgttAATATCAATGGATAATTTTGcgataaacatgattaaaaatggcaatattaaaaaaaagagagAATAAAGCAGCACAAGTAATTAACCAGTATCCAGTGTGtgacataaaacaaacacaagtcAGCATTTAGAAAATATCCGAAATCGCAACGTTAACGTGAACATCCGAATTTATGGTCATTACACAAATAGTGATTTCTCTatcaaatttgatgaaacattcaaaataaatacaGATAACATATATATTGGTGTATTCTTGATTTATTTAAACCATTACCCGAACATAatcttttattttgtaaaatttgctcACATTAGATAATCCACAGGCCGCCCCCATGTTTGAAGTTTACCTGACCTTCTTTTCCGCACTAAAAGAGGCAGGGGACCAGATAAGATTCAGATAAGGCCCAAAATATGACAAAATGTAGAATAAGGGTGATGGGTAAAAATGAGAAAATCCCTGACACCTAACATTATGATTTTCAGTCAATTAAAGGTCCAAGTTAAGACACCTAAATCGCTTAAACATACATACCTAATTTCAGCTTTTCTATACTGGACACCAATTTTTCAAAAACCGGTATTCTCTTTGGTGTCGTCTTCGTGGCAGACTTGAACTTTTCTGTGCTGCAGATAAGGTTTTCAGCTATTGACATCCGTCTACGTTTTGGAGTTCCTGTAACTGCTCTCTTTTTAACATTTT from Dreissena polymorpha isolate Duluth1 chromosome 5, UMN_Dpol_1.0, whole genome shotgun sequence harbors:
- the LOC127832299 gene encoding uncharacterized protein LOC127832299; the protein is MISEWGSEFQPAFRKLGELTVIFPNACHLALTATCTEQKKNELTDTLQYRKYTCVSINPDRPNIYISKRSRLPNIKKIDKLDSLIEPVAVELTDKLSDFPVTIMYVESLEALGYFYQYLNSYLGKRQYTGEEIPENRIFAQYHKDYTKAMKSFIVSDLCKKKPTIRLVLATVALGMGLDAPSISRVIHCRPPTSL